The Oleiphilus messinensis DNA segment GTTCAAAACCAATGGCGTAACTTCCGCAACCGGTAAAACCAAAACCTTACCGCAAGGATCGATTGATCGCGTCAAACTGGCTGTTTTCTCCTGTGCAAACTACCCGGCGGGCTACTTCCATGTCTACGGTGAAGCGGCAAAACACAGCGATTTGGATGCCGTAGTCCATTTGGGTGATTACTTTTATGAATACGGTGCCAACGGTTACGCTACGGAAGATGCCGAGACGCTTGGCCGCACCCTGCCGGCGGACAACAGCGGCGAGTTGCTAACGCTCGGGGACTATCGCAAACGCTATGCCCTGTATCGAACAGATAGCGATCTTCAGGCGCTACACAAAGGTGTGCCATTCATTGTGGTCTGGGATGATCATGAAGTTGCCAACGATACCTGGCGCGACGGAGCGGAAAACCACAACGAGAGTGAAGGCGATTTCTCTCAGCGGAAAATTCAGGCGTTGCAGGCCTATTTTGAATGGATGCCAATTCGTCCGGTTCAGGAAAATGATGAGGAAACGATTTACCGTAGTTTTCAATTCGGGGATCTGGTCGATTTACACATGCTGGACACCCGCATCATTGGTCGGGTCCAACAACTCGACTACGGGAACTACCTTGATCCGGCCACTGGCAGCTTCAATGCCCCGCAGTTCATTGCCGATGTCAGCAGTACTTCGCGAACCCTTCTGGGAACCGAACAACTGGGTTGGCTGCAAAATACGATGCTGAGCAGCAACGCCGTCTGGCAAGTACTGGGTCAGCAAGTCTTAATGGGCAAAATGATGATCCCGGCAGAACTGATCGTTCAGTTGGCGAATCCCGACCCCGGCACCACACTCGCTCTTTTCGCGGAACTCGCCCAGATCAAGGGACGGATTCTCTTGGGTGATCCAACGGTTACCGATGCCGAACGAGCCCGGGTCGAAACCGTACTGCCCTACAATCTGGATGCATGGGATGGCTACGCTTATGAGCGGGAGGTAATTCTCGCAACAGCCAAACAGGCCAATATTAATCTGGTAACCCTTGCAGGCGACACGCACAATGCCTGGGGAAGTGAGCTACGGGACAACAATGGCGACACTGTGGGCGTCGAATTTGCCACGGCTTCCGTGAGCAGTCCAGGCCTGGAAGAATACCTTTCACTCCCCCCCTTGCCGGCAGTCATTCGTCAAACCGAACAGGGCCTGGAAACCTTGATTGATGACCTCAAATATTTAAATGCGAGCCAGCGCGGCTTTTTAATCACCACTTTCACACGCAGTGACGCTGTTGCCGAATGGCGTTTTGTTTCAACCGTTAAATCCAAGCTCGTATCCGAAGATACCAGCAGACGTATGACGTTGAAAACACAGGCAGGTGATAACGAGCATCGATTACAGCCGGTATAACAGCCGGCTTATCTATTCCCCCGATGGATCCTACGCCTGCGCGCAGGATGACATTGGGGGCTAAAAAATCAACGAAGCAAAGCTTCCACCTCATCGACGCTGACAATTTCAGTTAAGCCTAGAGCGAAATAACGCCGGGTATGCTCTGCTGAATAGTGCTCATCCAGTCCCTCTCGACCTATCCAGCTCTCCCAGAGTACAAAAGTGCCCGGTTCTTTGACATCCTCGAATATACGAAATTGAATGCATTTTGGCTCAGCCTCTGTGGCGATCTGCAGTTTTTTCAACTCATGACGAGTCTCCTCCAGCCGCTCTAAATCAGTGAGTTGAATTCGTGCAGAAAGATGATACGGCTCGACTTTGTCCATCCCCATAGCCATGGCTCCTCAAAAAAATTAAGTGTTCAGGGTTTCAATGGCGAGCGTAAAGTATTACAGTTTTCGAAAACAACACCATATTTTAAAAGCTATATTACAGAAACGTAACATGCTCAATGAATTGAAAACCTTTGTGATTACGAC contains these protein-coding regions:
- a CDS encoding alkaline phosphatase D family protein; protein product: MSSLSFLFNKNMISVNLNITAIGKQEQIQNTEQVKTTFKQATRMTQLTRRHFIKLSALGLGAAIVSSGLQGCSDDDDPITTRKVAFNHGIASGDPLNDRVIIWTRVTPIDDPDSAVTVSWEVASDEAFTNLLHNGSTETTSARDYTVKVDVQNLQPGTVYYYRFKTNGVTSATGKTKTLPQGSIDRVKLAVFSCANYPAGYFHVYGEAAKHSDLDAVVHLGDYFYEYGANGYATEDAETLGRTLPADNSGELLTLGDYRKRYALYRTDSDLQALHKGVPFIVVWDDHEVANDTWRDGAENHNESEGDFSQRKIQALQAYFEWMPIRPVQENDEETIYRSFQFGDLVDLHMLDTRIIGRVQQLDYGNYLDPATGSFNAPQFIADVSSTSRTLLGTEQLGWLQNTMLSSNAVWQVLGQQVLMGKMMIPAELIVQLANPDPGTTLALFAELAQIKGRILLGDPTVTDAERARVETVLPYNLDAWDGYAYEREVILATAKQANINLVTLAGDTHNAWGSELRDNNGDTVGVEFATASVSSPGLEEYLSLPPLPAVIRQTEQGLETLIDDLKYLNASQRGFLITTFTRSDAVAEWRFVSTVKSKLVSEDTSRRMTLKTQAGDNEHRLQPV
- a CDS encoding putative quinol monooxygenase, with amino-acid sequence MGMDKVEPYHLSARIQLTDLERLEETRHELKKLQIATEAEPKCIQFRIFEDVKEPGTFVLWESWIGREGLDEHYSAEHTRRYFALGLTEIVSVDEVEALLR